The following proteins are encoded in a genomic region of Takifugu flavidus isolate HTHZ2018 chromosome 3, ASM371156v2, whole genome shotgun sequence:
- the LOC130523437 gene encoding collagen alpha-1(XVIII) chain-like isoform X3 produces MSRIQTLAIFLVLCTGTCESWFWSSNQEEKTTESPTEALITNASTTPTGPTSAAVTPTNATKEEEDDDLSGIGELLDMASGIPKYVEAWNTTARNTHEVTEKVDPNRTGNANTSRGEGGPEGSGSGSGPTADAGSSEESLMIVPNSTSVVGAAQRLSNYTEAPDASRPPCLPVPSDWPICSAKRPQSLTLPNVFNHTSVDQVGAVLKEWAWLARKGCHPSAEWFLCLLLAPRCSAPAPLPCRSFCQTLRDSCWASLDNGRLPVECHLLPDVAPGRSHPTCLSISNWKAESGVSLLQLIGDLPSGLNRSYGPRGQVSFSFNAKATAGQLALAHVPNPFYRHFSLIFNVRPSSPAAAVLFSITDGPQKLVYVGVKLSGERAGRQKVQFFYTEPDSEASYEAASFEVPSLANSWTRFSLSIYEDQVTFYHGCESEPQMVRFERSPDPMELDPEAKIFVGQAGNADADRFRGDMSELKVVGDPQAAERLCDDEDDSDTASGDFGSGDGGVVKQTESTLKTTPPSFQPLPAPPVTASQRLTGTIGEKGQKGDRGEKGLKGDLGLVGPKGEPGLGTRLSSESGGPNGEKGSKGDKGQKGSLGAGYAGKKGEPGVPGPPGLPGPPGPAATVVQLGNGSVVQHVPGPIGPPGLPGLIGPVGPPGSDGLPGDPGEDGKDGPPGPQGVPGTPGNPGSKGQKGDPGEGQPGPRGPPGLPGPPGPGAGDRQTSTFFDMEGSGFSDLEKLRGAQGPPGPPGLPGPPGIPGTSVALGPNGAIGFGPPGPPGLDGTPGLPGPPGPPGPQGQPGLVGVKGAQGAPGRVGSPGQTGLAGLPGPMGPAGPPGPPGPPYRGGVGFGDQELEETTGLPGLAGPPGPQGPPGTAGFPGKPGFPGSNGEKGSEGPRGPPGIPGIDGFPGQPGEKGDRGEKGERGQPGRDSGLPGPPGPPGPPGQIIYQSSNDYNDVYWSEGLQGGHGVPGRPGFPGPAGPKGERGDSGPPGYAPKGQKGEPGIIIGPDGSPQYLGGLAGLPGESGPPGPVGPPGPYGPPGQKGEIGLPGRPGRPGLNGAKGLKGDSGSGSGYAYPGPPGPPGPPGPPGASGPIDRISGFEDIRRYFPDLKGEKGEQGPPGRVEVSGSNFDINVLKNEMKGETGSPGLKGEKGEPGSGYYDPRYGGSGYPGQPGPPGPKGDSVIGPPGPQGPPGQPGRGYDGRPGPPGPPGPPGPAGGSYTGDSWDSRTVSVTGPPGPPGTPGLPGISSGVSLFRTYDTMAATARRHPEGSLVYVIDQTDLYLRVREGVRQVYLGNYIALPGDENEVAAVEPPSVVLYSTDSNTPQPESPVQPDPHPPIHHKPQDPHSQQPTHPDPHYHPDPRYPAPTDPRYPSYTERINRPDGRYSSHTTQERPTYPYHRYPVTTPRRPPVPETPVHRHTSGPGLHLIALNAPQTGAMRGIRGVDYLCFTQAQAIGMKGTFRAFLSSRLQDLYSIVGKRDRDRLPIINLKDEVLFDSWDAIFNDGRIKDNVPIYSFDGRDILSDGAWPEKMLWHGSTGAGQRHTEDLCDAWRSGDQAQNGMAAPLHAGSNPLQQRPGRCSSAYAVLCIENSYIGHAKR; encoded by the exons ATGTCCCGGATCCAGACCTTGGCCATTTTCTTGGTTCTCTGCACAGGGACCTGTGAGTCCTGGTTTTGGTCGTCAAACCAGGAAGAAAAGACAACGGAGTCCCCAACCGAGGCGCTGATAACGAACGCCAGCACCACGCCGACGGGGCCCACGAGCGCTGCCGTGACCCCAACGAACGCcacgaaggaggaggaggatgacgacCTGTCTGGGATCGGAGAGCTCCTCGATATGGCCTCCGGGATCCCTAAGTATGTTGAGGCGTGGAACACGACCGCCAGGAATACCCATGAAGTGACAGAGAAGGTGGATCCCAACCGCACGGGTAATGCAAACACAtcgagaggggagggggggcccGAGGGctctgggtctgggtcaggaCCCACTGCTGATGCGGGGTCAAGCGAAGAGTCGCTGATGATTGTTCCGAACAGTACAAGTGTTGTCGGCGCCGCTCAGCGTCTTTCAAATTACACGGAAGCGCCCGACGCCTCCCGCCCGCCTTGTCTCCCCGTCCCTTCTGATTGGCCCATTTGCTCGGCCAAGCGTCCTCAGTCGCTCACGCTGCCCAACGTTTTCAACCACACCTCTGTGGACCAGGTGGGGGCGGTCCTAAAGGAGTGGGCGTGGCTGGCCAGGAAGGGGTGTCACCCCAGTGCCGAGTGgttcctctgcctcctgctggcgCCCAGGTGCTCGGCCCCGGCCCCGCTGCCCTGTCGCAGCTTCTGCCAGACGCTGCGGGACAGCTGCTGGGCGTCCCTGGATAACGGGCGGCTGCCTGTGGAGTGCCACCTCCTGCCAGATGTGGCGCCCGGGCGCAGCCATCCGACCTGCTTGTCCATTAGTAACTGGAAAG CCGAGAGCGGcgtctctctgctccagctgatCGGGGACCTGCCGTCCGGGCTCAACAGGTCCTACGGGCCGAGGGGGCAGGTCAGCTTCAGCTTCAATGCCAAAGCGACGGCCGGTCAACTGGCTCTGGCCCACGTCCCAAACCCCTTCTATCGCCATTTCTCCCTGATCTTCAACGTCaggccctcctcccccgccgccgccgtcctctTCTCCATCACCGACGGGCCGCAGAAGCTCGTGTACGTGGGCGTGAAGCTGAGTGGCGAGCGGGCGGGTCGCCAGAAGGTGCAGTTCTTCTACACCGAGCCCGACTCCGAGGCTTCGTACGAAGCCGCCAGCTTTGAGGTGCCGAGCCTGGCGAACTCTTGGACCCGCTTTTCTTTATCCATCTATGAGGATCAGGTGACCTTCTACCACGGCTGCGAGTCGGAGCCCCAGATGGTCCGGTTCGAACGCTCCCCTGATCCCATGGAGCTGGACCCCGAGGCAAAGATCTTTGTGGGCCAGGCAGGAAACGCTGACGCTGACAGGTTCAGG GGCGACATGTCGGAGCTGAAGGTGGTGGGGGACCCTCAGGCGGCTGAACGTCTGTGTGACGATGAGGATGATTCTGACACC GCCTCCGGAGACTTCGGCAGTGGCGATGGCGGCGTGGTGAAGCAGACGGAATCCACGCTAAAG ACTACCCCTCCTTCCTTCCAGCCTCTACCTGCACCGCCAGTCACGGCCTCACAGAGACTGACAG GTACCATTGGCGAAAAAGGGCAGAAAGGcgacagaggagagaaaggctTGAAGGGGGATCTTGGCCTTGTGGGACCAAAGGGAGAGCCGGGTTTGGGGACTCGTTTATCATCAGAGAGTGGAGGACCAAAT ggAGAAAAGGGGTCGAAG GGAGACAAAGGTCAAAAG GGAAGTTTGGGTGCCGGATATGCTGGTAAAAAAGGAGAACCTGGAGTTCCTGGTCCGCCTGGCCTCCCTGGACCCCCTGGTCCTGCAGCGACGGTGGTTCAACTTGGGAATGGATCTGTTGTGCAGCATGTACCTGGACCCATTGGACCACCAGGGTTGCCGGGTTTAATTGGACCTGTAGGCCCACCAGGATCTGATGGATTACCT GGGGATCCAGGAGAAGACGGGAAAGAT GGCCCCCCTGGACCACAAGGGGTCCCAGGAACTCCAGGAAATCCTGGTTCCAAAGGCCAAAAG GGAGATCCTGGAGAAGGTCAGCCAGGGCCCAGAGGACCCCCCGGTCTaccaggacctcctggacctggagctggTGACCGCCAA ACATCGACATTTTTTGACATGGAGGGCTCAGGATTTTCAGATCTGGAGAAACTCCGG GGTGCCCAAGGTCCTCCAGGCCCCCCAGGCCTTCCCGGGCCCCCGGGAATTCCTGGGACTTCAGTGGCACTCGGACCCAATGGAGCAATAGGTTTTGGACctcctggaccaccaggactgGACGgaactcctggtctccct ggtcctcctggtcctccagggCCTCAAGGTCAACCAGGGCTGGTTGGAGTAAAG GGTGCTCAGGGAGCGCCAGGAAGGGTGGGTTCACCAGGCCAGACTGGACTAGCAGGCCTGCCTGGTCCCATGGGACCTGCAGGACCCCcgggaccacctggaccaccatACCGTGGTGGAGTAGGTTTT GGAGACCAAGAACTGGAGGAAACCACCGGTTTACCTGGACTCGCAGGCCCACCTGGACCACAG GGCCCTCCTGGGACTGCAGGTTTCCCT GGGAAACCAGGTTTCCCAGGTTCCAATGGAGAGAAAGGATCAGAGGGCCCTCGAGGACCTCCTGGGATACCGGGTATCGATGGATTTCCCGGGCAGCCG GGTGaaaagggagacagaggagagaaaggggagagg GGTCAACCAGGAAGAGACAGTGGACTACCTGGACCCCCGGGGCCTCCTGGACCTCCGGGACAAATCATCTACCAGTCGTCAAATGAT TATAATGACGTTTATTGGAGTGAAGGGTTGCAG GGTGGACATGGTGTTCCAGGTCGACCAGGTTTCCCA GGGCCAGCGGGACCaaagggtgagagaggagacTCGGGGCCTCCAGGATATGCCCCAAAA GGACAGAAAGGAGAACCCGGCATCATCATTGGGCCTGATGGGAGCCCTCAGTACCTCGGTGGCCTGGCAGGACTTCCG gGTGAAagtggacctcctggacctgtGGGACCTCCT GGTCCGTACGGTCCTCCGGGCCAGAAGGGAGAGATCGGGCTTCCGGGGAGACCA GGTCGACCTGGTCTCAACGGCGCCAAAGGCCTGAAGGGAGACTCAGGCAGTGGGTCCGGATACGCGTACCCT ggtcctcctggtccacctGGCCCCCCTGGACCACCAGGAGCTTCTGGTCCCATCGACAGAATCAGT GGGTTTGAGGACATCAGGAGGTATTTTCCAG ActtgaaaggagagaaaggtgaACAAGGACCACCAGGAAGAGTTGAAGTATCGG GCTCAAACTTTGATATCAACGTTTTGAAG aatgagatgaaaggtgaaacaggaagtccaggcctgaaaggagagaaaggagaaccGGGCAGTGGATACTATGATCCTCGATATGGTGGATCTGGATACCCTGGACAGCCGGGACCTCCT GGCCCTAAAGGCGACTCCGTCATTGGCCCACCAGGACCTCAAGGACCACCTGGTCAGCCAGGCAGAGGCTACGATGGACGGCCAGGACCCCCAGGGCCacctggaccacctggacctgcGGGAGGATCATACACTGGAGACTCCTGGGACTCAAGGA CTGTCAGTGTcacaggaccaccaggacctcCTGGAACACCGGGGCTTCCTGGAATCTCCTCAGGA GTGTCGTTGTTCAGGACCTATGATACGATGGCAGCCACTGCCAGAAGACATCCGGAGGGTTCTCTGGTTTATGTTATAGACCAAACAGATCTCTACCTGAGGGTCCGAGAGGGAGTCCGCCAAGTCTAC CTGGGGAACTATATCGCTCTTCCTGGAGAC GAGAACGAGGTCGCTGCCGTGGAACCGCCCTCTGTGGTCCTTTACTCAACAGACTCAAACACCCCCCAGCCTGAGAGCCCCGTCCAGCCTGATCCACATCCACCGATACACCACAAACCACAAGACCCACATTCCCAACAACCAACCCACCCAGATCCACACTATCACCCAGATCCACGGTACCCAGCCCCCACCGACCCCAGATATCCAAGTTACACAGAGCGCATAAATCGGCCAGACGGTAGGTATTCCAGCCACACCACGCAGGAAAGGCCCACCTACCCGTATCACCGCTACCCAGTCACCACGCCACGAAGACCTCCCGTTCCCGAAACCCCAGTCCACCGTCACACTTCAGGCCCGGGG CTTCACCTGATTGCCCTGAACGCCCCTCAGACCGGCGCTATGCGGGGGATCCGTGGTGTTGACTACCTGTGCTTCACACAAGCTCAGGCCATTGGAATGAAGGGAACGTTCCGAGCCTTCCTCTCATCCAGACTCCAGGATCTCTACAGCATTGTCGGGAaaagggacagagacagacttCCCATCATCAACCTGAAG GATGAGGTTCTGTTCGACAGCTGGGATGCCATTTTTAACGATGGTAGAATAAAGGACAACGTTCCCATCTACTCGTTCGACGGCAGAGACATCCTCAGCGATGGCGCATG GCCGGAGAAGATGCTGTGGCACGGCTCCACTGGTGCCGGGCAGAGGCACACGGAGGACCTCTGCGACGCCTGGCGTTCTGGTGACCAGGCCCAGAACGGCATGGCGGCGCCTCTTCACGCCGGCAGCAACCCCCTGCAGCAGCGCCCTGGCAGGTGCTCGAGCGCGTACGCAGTCCTGTGCATCGAGAACAGCTACATCGGCCACGCCAAGAGATAG
- the LOC130523437 gene encoding collagen alpha-1(XVIII) chain-like isoform X1, with product MSRIQTLAIFLVLCTGTCESWFWSSNQEEKTTESPTEALITNASTTPTGPTSAAVTPTNATKEEEDDDLSGIGELLDMASGIPKYVEAWNTTARNTHEVTEKVDPNRTGNANTSRGEGGPEGSGSGSGPTADAGSSEESLMIVPNSTSVVGAAQRLSNYTEAPDASRPPCLPVPSDWPICSAKRPQSLTLPNVFNHTSVDQVGAVLKEWAWLARKGCHPSAEWFLCLLLAPRCSAPAPLPCRSFCQTLRDSCWASLDNGRLPVECHLLPDVAPGRSHPTCLSISNWKAESGVSLLQLIGDLPSGLNRSYGPRGQVSFSFNAKATAGQLALAHVPNPFYRHFSLIFNVRPSSPAAAVLFSITDGPQKLVYVGVKLSGERAGRQKVQFFYTEPDSEASYEAASFEVPSLANSWTRFSLSIYEDQVTFYHGCESEPQMVRFERSPDPMELDPEAKIFVGQAGNADADRFRGDMSELKVVGDPQAAERLCDDEDDSDTASGDFGSGDGGVVKQTESTLKTTPPSFQPLPAPPVTASQRLTGTIGEKGQKGDRGEKGLKGDLGLVGPKGEPGLGTRLSSESGGPNGEKGSKGDKGQKGSLGAGYAGKKGEPGVPGPPGLPGPPGPAATVVQLGNGSVVQHVPGPIGPPGLPGLIGPVGPPGSDGLPGDPGEDGKDGPPGPQGVPGTPGNPGSKGQKGDPGEGQPGPRGPPGLPGPPGPGAGDRQTSTFFDMEGSGFSDLEKLRGAQGPPGPPGLPGPPGIPGTSVALGPNGAIGFGPPGPPGLDGTPGLPGPPGPPGPQGQPGLVGVKGDSGNLGLPGIPGEKGAQGAPGRVGSPGQTGLAGLPGPMGPAGPPGPPGPPYRGGVGFGDQELEETTGLPGLAGPPGPQGPPGTAGFPGKPGFPGSNGEKGSEGPRGPPGIPGIDGFPGQPGEKGDRGEKGERGQPGRDSGLPGPPGPPGPPGQIIYQSSNDYNDVYWSEGLQGGHGVPGRPGFPGPAGPKGERGDSGPPGYAPKGQKGEPGIIIGPDGSPQYLGGLAGLPGESGPPGPVGPPGPYGPPGQKGEIGLPGRPGRPGLNGAKGLKGDSGSGSGYAYPGPPGPPGPPGPPGASGPIDRISGFEDIRRYFPDLKGEKGEQGPPGRVEVSGSNFDINVLKNEMKGETGSPGLKGEKGEPGSGYYDPRYGGSGYPGQPGPPGPKGDSVIGPPGPQGPPGQPGRGYDGRPGPPGPPGPPGPAGGSYTGDSWDSRTVSVTGPPGPPGTPGLPGISSGVSLFRTYDTMAATARRHPEGSLVYVIDQTDLYLRVREGVRQVYLGNYIALPGDENEVAAVEPPSVVLYSTDSNTPQPESPVQPDPHPPIHHKPQDPHSQQPTHPDPHYHPDPRYPAPTDPRYPSYTERINRPDGRYSSHTTQERPTYPYHRYPVTTPRRPPVPETPVHRHTSGPGLHLIALNAPQTGAMRGIRGVDYLCFTQAQAIGMKGTFRAFLSSRLQDLYSIVGKRDRDRLPIINLKDEVLFDSWDAIFNDGRIKDNVPIYSFDGRDILSDGAWPEKMLWHGSTGAGQRHTEDLCDAWRSGDQAQNGMAAPLHAGSNPLQQRPGRCSSAYAVLCIENSYIGHAKR from the exons ATGTCCCGGATCCAGACCTTGGCCATTTTCTTGGTTCTCTGCACAGGGACCTGTGAGTCCTGGTTTTGGTCGTCAAACCAGGAAGAAAAGACAACGGAGTCCCCAACCGAGGCGCTGATAACGAACGCCAGCACCACGCCGACGGGGCCCACGAGCGCTGCCGTGACCCCAACGAACGCcacgaaggaggaggaggatgacgacCTGTCTGGGATCGGAGAGCTCCTCGATATGGCCTCCGGGATCCCTAAGTATGTTGAGGCGTGGAACACGACCGCCAGGAATACCCATGAAGTGACAGAGAAGGTGGATCCCAACCGCACGGGTAATGCAAACACAtcgagaggggagggggggcccGAGGGctctgggtctgggtcaggaCCCACTGCTGATGCGGGGTCAAGCGAAGAGTCGCTGATGATTGTTCCGAACAGTACAAGTGTTGTCGGCGCCGCTCAGCGTCTTTCAAATTACACGGAAGCGCCCGACGCCTCCCGCCCGCCTTGTCTCCCCGTCCCTTCTGATTGGCCCATTTGCTCGGCCAAGCGTCCTCAGTCGCTCACGCTGCCCAACGTTTTCAACCACACCTCTGTGGACCAGGTGGGGGCGGTCCTAAAGGAGTGGGCGTGGCTGGCCAGGAAGGGGTGTCACCCCAGTGCCGAGTGgttcctctgcctcctgctggcgCCCAGGTGCTCGGCCCCGGCCCCGCTGCCCTGTCGCAGCTTCTGCCAGACGCTGCGGGACAGCTGCTGGGCGTCCCTGGATAACGGGCGGCTGCCTGTGGAGTGCCACCTCCTGCCAGATGTGGCGCCCGGGCGCAGCCATCCGACCTGCTTGTCCATTAGTAACTGGAAAG CCGAGAGCGGcgtctctctgctccagctgatCGGGGACCTGCCGTCCGGGCTCAACAGGTCCTACGGGCCGAGGGGGCAGGTCAGCTTCAGCTTCAATGCCAAAGCGACGGCCGGTCAACTGGCTCTGGCCCACGTCCCAAACCCCTTCTATCGCCATTTCTCCCTGATCTTCAACGTCaggccctcctcccccgccgccgccgtcctctTCTCCATCACCGACGGGCCGCAGAAGCTCGTGTACGTGGGCGTGAAGCTGAGTGGCGAGCGGGCGGGTCGCCAGAAGGTGCAGTTCTTCTACACCGAGCCCGACTCCGAGGCTTCGTACGAAGCCGCCAGCTTTGAGGTGCCGAGCCTGGCGAACTCTTGGACCCGCTTTTCTTTATCCATCTATGAGGATCAGGTGACCTTCTACCACGGCTGCGAGTCGGAGCCCCAGATGGTCCGGTTCGAACGCTCCCCTGATCCCATGGAGCTGGACCCCGAGGCAAAGATCTTTGTGGGCCAGGCAGGAAACGCTGACGCTGACAGGTTCAGG GGCGACATGTCGGAGCTGAAGGTGGTGGGGGACCCTCAGGCGGCTGAACGTCTGTGTGACGATGAGGATGATTCTGACACC GCCTCCGGAGACTTCGGCAGTGGCGATGGCGGCGTGGTGAAGCAGACGGAATCCACGCTAAAG ACTACCCCTCCTTCCTTCCAGCCTCTACCTGCACCGCCAGTCACGGCCTCACAGAGACTGACAG GTACCATTGGCGAAAAAGGGCAGAAAGGcgacagaggagagaaaggctTGAAGGGGGATCTTGGCCTTGTGGGACCAAAGGGAGAGCCGGGTTTGGGGACTCGTTTATCATCAGAGAGTGGAGGACCAAAT ggAGAAAAGGGGTCGAAG GGAGACAAAGGTCAAAAG GGAAGTTTGGGTGCCGGATATGCTGGTAAAAAAGGAGAACCTGGAGTTCCTGGTCCGCCTGGCCTCCCTGGACCCCCTGGTCCTGCAGCGACGGTGGTTCAACTTGGGAATGGATCTGTTGTGCAGCATGTACCTGGACCCATTGGACCACCAGGGTTGCCGGGTTTAATTGGACCTGTAGGCCCACCAGGATCTGATGGATTACCT GGGGATCCAGGAGAAGACGGGAAAGAT GGCCCCCCTGGACCACAAGGGGTCCCAGGAACTCCAGGAAATCCTGGTTCCAAAGGCCAAAAG GGAGATCCTGGAGAAGGTCAGCCAGGGCCCAGAGGACCCCCCGGTCTaccaggacctcctggacctggagctggTGACCGCCAA ACATCGACATTTTTTGACATGGAGGGCTCAGGATTTTCAGATCTGGAGAAACTCCGG GGTGCCCAAGGTCCTCCAGGCCCCCCAGGCCTTCCCGGGCCCCCGGGAATTCCTGGGACTTCAGTGGCACTCGGACCCAATGGAGCAATAGGTTTTGGACctcctggaccaccaggactgGACGgaactcctggtctccct ggtcctcctggtcctccagggCCTCAAGGTCAACCAGGGCTGGTTGGAGTAAAG GGTGACAGTGGCAATCTTGGTCTTCCAGGAATACCTGGAGAAAAG GGTGCTCAGGGAGCGCCAGGAAGGGTGGGTTCACCAGGCCAGACTGGACTAGCAGGCCTGCCTGGTCCCATGGGACCTGCAGGACCCCcgggaccacctggaccaccatACCGTGGTGGAGTAGGTTTT GGAGACCAAGAACTGGAGGAAACCACCGGTTTACCTGGACTCGCAGGCCCACCTGGACCACAG GGCCCTCCTGGGACTGCAGGTTTCCCT GGGAAACCAGGTTTCCCAGGTTCCAATGGAGAGAAAGGATCAGAGGGCCCTCGAGGACCTCCTGGGATACCGGGTATCGATGGATTTCCCGGGCAGCCG GGTGaaaagggagacagaggagagaaaggggagagg GGTCAACCAGGAAGAGACAGTGGACTACCTGGACCCCCGGGGCCTCCTGGACCTCCGGGACAAATCATCTACCAGTCGTCAAATGAT TATAATGACGTTTATTGGAGTGAAGGGTTGCAG GGTGGACATGGTGTTCCAGGTCGACCAGGTTTCCCA GGGCCAGCGGGACCaaagggtgagagaggagacTCGGGGCCTCCAGGATATGCCCCAAAA GGACAGAAAGGAGAACCCGGCATCATCATTGGGCCTGATGGGAGCCCTCAGTACCTCGGTGGCCTGGCAGGACTTCCG gGTGAAagtggacctcctggacctgtGGGACCTCCT GGTCCGTACGGTCCTCCGGGCCAGAAGGGAGAGATCGGGCTTCCGGGGAGACCA GGTCGACCTGGTCTCAACGGCGCCAAAGGCCTGAAGGGAGACTCAGGCAGTGGGTCCGGATACGCGTACCCT ggtcctcctggtccacctGGCCCCCCTGGACCACCAGGAGCTTCTGGTCCCATCGACAGAATCAGT GGGTTTGAGGACATCAGGAGGTATTTTCCAG ActtgaaaggagagaaaggtgaACAAGGACCACCAGGAAGAGTTGAAGTATCGG GCTCAAACTTTGATATCAACGTTTTGAAG aatgagatgaaaggtgaaacaggaagtccaggcctgaaaggagagaaaggagaaccGGGCAGTGGATACTATGATCCTCGATATGGTGGATCTGGATACCCTGGACAGCCGGGACCTCCT GGCCCTAAAGGCGACTCCGTCATTGGCCCACCAGGACCTCAAGGACCACCTGGTCAGCCAGGCAGAGGCTACGATGGACGGCCAGGACCCCCAGGGCCacctggaccacctggacctgcGGGAGGATCATACACTGGAGACTCCTGGGACTCAAGGA CTGTCAGTGTcacaggaccaccaggacctcCTGGAACACCGGGGCTTCCTGGAATCTCCTCAGGA GTGTCGTTGTTCAGGACCTATGATACGATGGCAGCCACTGCCAGAAGACATCCGGAGGGTTCTCTGGTTTATGTTATAGACCAAACAGATCTCTACCTGAGGGTCCGAGAGGGAGTCCGCCAAGTCTAC CTGGGGAACTATATCGCTCTTCCTGGAGAC GAGAACGAGGTCGCTGCCGTGGAACCGCCCTCTGTGGTCCTTTACTCAACAGACTCAAACACCCCCCAGCCTGAGAGCCCCGTCCAGCCTGATCCACATCCACCGATACACCACAAACCACAAGACCCACATTCCCAACAACCAACCCACCCAGATCCACACTATCACCCAGATCCACGGTACCCAGCCCCCACCGACCCCAGATATCCAAGTTACACAGAGCGCATAAATCGGCCAGACGGTAGGTATTCCAGCCACACCACGCAGGAAAGGCCCACCTACCCGTATCACCGCTACCCAGTCACCACGCCACGAAGACCTCCCGTTCCCGAAACCCCAGTCCACCGTCACACTTCAGGCCCGGGG CTTCACCTGATTGCCCTGAACGCCCCTCAGACCGGCGCTATGCGGGGGATCCGTGGTGTTGACTACCTGTGCTTCACACAAGCTCAGGCCATTGGAATGAAGGGAACGTTCCGAGCCTTCCTCTCATCCAGACTCCAGGATCTCTACAGCATTGTCGGGAaaagggacagagacagacttCCCATCATCAACCTGAAG GATGAGGTTCTGTTCGACAGCTGGGATGCCATTTTTAACGATGGTAGAATAAAGGACAACGTTCCCATCTACTCGTTCGACGGCAGAGACATCCTCAGCGATGGCGCATG GCCGGAGAAGATGCTGTGGCACGGCTCCACTGGTGCCGGGCAGAGGCACACGGAGGACCTCTGCGACGCCTGGCGTTCTGGTGACCAGGCCCAGAACGGCATGGCGGCGCCTCTTCACGCCGGCAGCAACCCCCTGCAGCAGCGCCCTGGCAGGTGCTCGAGCGCGTACGCAGTCCTGTGCATCGAGAACAGCTACATCGGCCACGCCAAGAGATAG